Within Alcaligenes sp. SDU_A2, the genomic segment GCAACAGACCAGCCCCGGATATGCCGCAGCATGTCCAAGGCATCGTTCATGGACGATTCAGGCAAGGACAAATCGCCCGTGCCCACGCGCCACTGGCGGGTCAACGCGTTATACACGACCCGCCAGGTCTGTTGCTCTTTAACTACATTTCGATCAAACCACCACCAACGCGGCTGGGCGACTTCGACCTCTGCCGTGAAATACAAGGGCACGCCTTTTTCCGCCGCGTTACGTAATTCGTCGCTCAACTCGAAATCGATATCGGCATCGATATACAGCTTTTGATCCCGAATATGCGGCTCTACCTTGACGACCCGCTCTCCTGACGCCGTTACCGGCACGATGTCCTGGGCAGAGGTCAGCGCGCAATAAAAAATCAGCAGAAAGGACAGAAAAACGCGCCGCATCGGGATCAACCGCAAGGAAAGGAGAAACAGTACCCGTATTGTGACAACTCAAGCACGGCGCGTAAATAAAGCATAAAAAAAGCCATCGCCATCAGCCAGCGAACGGCCCGGCACGCCGGGCAGAATCTGACCCGGCGAGGGCAACAGCTCGGCCTTGGGGTGGCGCGCCAGAAAAGCCTCGACCTGTTGCTGGCCTTCAGCCGGGAAAATCGAGCAAGTCGAATAAAGCATATGGCCGCCCACGCCCAAGGTCGACCACAGGGCACTGAGAATCGAGGCCTGCAGCCGGGCCGTATCCGCCACATCGGATTCGCGTCGTAGCCAGCGTATGTCAGGATGACGGCGCACAATGCCCGATGCCGTGCAAGGCACGTCCGCCAAAATCGCGTCAAAAGGCTTGCCGTCCCACCACTGATCGGGCCGCGCCGCATTGCCGCGCCGAATCTGCACTCGTTCGCCATCCAACCCCAGACGATGCAAGTTCTGCGACACTCGCTGCAAGCGCTCGGCGTCCGAGTCCAGCGCGGTCAGCTCCAGATCCGCCTGCTCCAGCAAATGCGCAGTTTTGCCGCCGGGTGCGGCGCATGCGTCAAGCACGCGCATGCCATCGCGTACCGGCAACAGCAGACCGGCCTGTTGGGCCGACCAGTCCTGCACCGACCACCAACCCAGATCGAAACCGGGGATCGCATGCACCGGCAGAGCTTTATCAAGAGTGACAGCCCCCGTTCCGGGCGAACTCGACGCAATGCCGGCTTCGTCCAGCACCGCCCGCAACCGCTCCACCGTGCACCGCCGCTGATTAACACGCAAGGTCATAGGGCCGGGGCGATTCGCCGCCTCCAGCAATGCCTCCCAATCGCGGGGGTAGGCGCGGCGCAATTCTTTGACCCACCAGCCGGGATGATTCCACCGGGCTTCTGGACGGGACTCGACCTGCGCTAAAATGGCGTCGCGCTCACGCGTAAAACGACGCAGCACACCATTAACCAAGCCCTTGGATTGACGCAGCGCCGCCTGGCTGTCGGCGGCACGCACGGCCTGATCCACCACGGTATGCACCGCGTAGACAGGCACGTCGGGCCGATCGGCAAAAGCGTCAGGGTCGGCCTGCACGCGCATGGCCGTATCCAGCAAGGCCAAGGACACCATCAGCAAGGCATCCAGCCAGGCATTGCCCGGCTGACGCGGCACCAGGGTAATGCGTATCTGGCGCGCATGCCCCAGACGGCGCAGCACATGAAAGCTAATGGATTGCACGGCCGCCCGGGCAGGTGCCGGCGTGGCGGCCAGACTGTCGGACAAGGACTTGCCCGCCAGCACGCCTTCAATATGGCGGGCGCTAAGCAGCAGGACTTCGGACAAGGGCAAAGATGGAGAAGAGTGCGTGTCGGACACAGGAAAACCGATAGTAAAGAAAATATGTCTGCGACTTTAGCACTAATTGCCACATTGCCCGGGCCGCACACCAAAGATCGGCGCGCATGAGCGCGACGGACGTTAAAATCAAGCCAATTTCCCAATTTCGAGCCGTAAGGCTCCTGAAGGACCTTTTATGACCGCCCCAAAAGTCGGATTCGTGAGCCTGGGCTGCCCCAAGGCACTGGTAGACTCCGAACGCATCCTGACCCAGCTGCGCACCGACGGCTACCAGATCACCCCCAGCTACGACAACGCCGACGTAGTGGTGGTCAATACCTGTGGCTTTATTGACAGCGCCAAGGCCGAATCTCTGGAAGCCATTGGCGAAGCCTTGGCCGAAAACGGCCGGGTCATTGTCACCGGCTGCATGGGCGTAGACGAAGGCCTGATCCGCGAGGTGCATCCTTCGGTTCTGTCCGTTTCCGGCCCGCAGCAGTACGAACAAGTGCTGCGCGCTGTGCGCGAAGCCGCCCCGCCGTCGCTGGACCACAATCCCTACATTGATCTGGTGCCCCCGCAAGGCATCAAGTTGACCCCGCGCCACTACGCCTATCTGAAGATATCCGAAGGCTGCAACCACAGTTGCAGCTTCTGTATCATCCCGTCCATGCGCGGCAAACTGGTCAGCCGCCCCGTGGGAGACGTATTGGGCGAGGCCGAGCGTCTGGTCAAGGCCGGCGTCAAGGAACTGCTGGTTATCTCCCAGGACACCAGTGCCTACGGCGTGGACATCCGCCAACGCACCGGCTTTTGGAACGGCCGCCCCGTCAAAAGCAGCATGGTGGACCTGAGCGCCGCCCTGTCCGAGCTGGGTGCCTGGGTACGGCTGCACTATGTTTACCCCTACCCGCACGTAGATAACATCATCCCCTTAATGGCCGAAGGCAAAGTGCTGCCTTATCTGGATATTCCGTTCCAGCACGCCAGCCCATCGGTACTGCGCGCCATGAAACGCCCGGCATTCGAGGACCGCACCCTGTCGCGCATCAAGCAGTGGCGTCAGGACTGCCCGGATCTGACTATCCGCTCTACCTTTATCGTAGGCTTTCCCGGCGAAACCGAGGACGACTTCCAATACCTGCTGGACTGGATGAGCGAGGCCCAACTGGATCGCGTCGGCTGTTTCCAGTACTCGCCGGTAGAAGGCGCGCCCGCCAACAAACTGGATGGCGTGGTTCCTGACGAAATCAAGCAAGAACGCTGGGAACGCTTTATGGAGCACCAGCAAGCCATCTCCACCGCCCGCCTAGCCGCCAAGGTAGGCCGCGAAATGGATGTGCTGATCGACGAAATCGACGAAGACGGCGATGCCATCGGCCGCTCCAGCGCCGATGCGCCCGAAATCGACGGCAACGTATTCATTACCAGCCCGCAAACGCTGGAACCCGGCCAGATGGTACGCGTGCGCATTACCGATTCCAGCGAATACGATCTGTTCGCTGAGGCAGTTTGATTACAGGCCATTTTCTCTAGCTCGTTCGCCAACTCCCCGGCCCTACTACCGGGGAGTGCTGTTATTACATGAAAAAAACTCTGTTCATCGATTTTGCCGTCGTCACCGCACTGGCATTTTTTCAGCACTATCTTCTGCAGGATCATCTGAACTTCATTTTCCTGGACGATGCAGGAAACTATCGCTGGGTGCCTCTTGCCTTGTCCATAGCCCCACTGTTCGCGCTTTATTTTCTTCTAAGGACATTGTTGCCCTGCCTGGCTGCAGCAGCAGTCGCGGCTGGCACGACATTTCTGCTGACCAAAATCAACACGACCAAACAGGCATTAACCACCGCACCGTTGTCTTGGAGCGACATTACCCGCACCGACAATTTTTCGGTGATTCCACACTACATAAACCTGCACCATGTGATCTACATTGCCCTGGTTATCGTTAGCATTATTGCGCTATCGCGTGTTGATAAGACCCAACGATTGAAAGTCACCGGCTTAATGCTGGCTTTGCTTTTAGGAGCAGTCTCACTGCACCCTTACTTCACGGGTCTTAACAATCGCCTCAGCCAGCACGTTAAATTCGAACTGACACGCCAGGACGTGAATTATGTCGTTTGGGATTGGCCAGTCAACATCCGTAAAAACGGACTGCTGACACACTTGATCCAAACTAGTCAGCGTCGCATTCCCCCTCTCCCCACCCCCCATGAGCAAGAGCAATTCTCCATTCTGAGCGTCCAGCAAACGCCAGCCCTTGCGGCCCCATCCAATATTATCATCATCTTGTGCGAGGCCTGCTGGCATGACGAACAGCATTTCAAAGCGGCATTTCAGCCACTTGTTCAGACCGGCTTCAAGGCTTTTCGGGGGATATCGCCCGTCTATGGCGGGGGTACCGTCAATGCGTCTTTCGAACTGCTGACCGGGCTACCCGCAAACGGAGCCCTGAACGGGATAATTTACCAGGAATACACGCAGTTATTGGCGCCTAATGTGCAAAGCTGGCCCAGGGCTCTGGAGCAGGCGGGCTATGCCAGCATTTCTTTGCACAACCATTACCGCCAGTTTTGGAATCGAGACATCATTAATCGAAAACTCGGCTTCCGCCAGTTCGTCTCGTTGGAAGACATGAATTACGAGGGCCCTATCTGGGCAAATGACAATATTTTGTTTAAGTCTGCGCTAGAGCGAATAGGTCGAGGCAGATTGCCTCACTTCCAGTTCATTACAACCGTATCTACACATGGTAGATACGAACCTAAAAATGGAGATGACGGCGAAGGCGAATATGAATCCAAGCTAACTCTAGCTATCTCCGAAGTCGCTGATTTTTCAAAAAAACTGCTACAACATGCACCCGACTCCATGATTTTGGTTGTAGGAGACCATAAGCCTGGCCTAACACGGTTTTTTCATCGCGAGCGAATTTTTCAGGACGAGCATTTCTTTAACACAGGCTCCGGCAACGATGATTATCTATTTAAGTACTCGACTCCCCAATCCATGTTGGGCGATGTACCAGGCTACATTTACTATAAGGACCGTGACCTCAGTGAGCTCTTGAATCATCAACCTTTCTTCTGCCTGACACAAATACTCAACGAAGCCTCGATACGCATCGCGCTTCCTGCGTTCAACTATGCACAGCATCAAGCCATCTGTTCCCCCAATACATCACTGACCTATACTCAACGTAGCAACTCCTATCCCGACTGGCTGTATTCAGCGTCCTTATTCTGACCCTGAACATCTAATGTTCCGCAAGAAACCCTATGCCTATCTATCAACTAGATCAACTGTCCCCAATCATCAATAGCTCCAGCTATATCGCTGAACAAGCTATGGTGATCGGTAATGTCATACTGAAAGAAGGCACCAGCGTATGGCCAGGCGC encodes:
- a CDS encoding DUF4390 domain-containing protein, with protein sequence MRRVFLSFLLIFYCALTSAQDIVPVTASGERVVKVEPHIRDQKLYIDADIDFELSDELRNAAEKGVPLYFTAEVEVAQPRWWWFDRNVVKEQQTWRVVYNALTRQWRVGTGDLSLPESSMNDALDMLRHIRGWSVAYVADLEHDQEYRGRLRLRLDTSLLARPFQVDAINSSAWSLATPWKTFSFSVSVAEPRP
- the rsmB gene encoding 16S rRNA (cytosine(967)-C(5))-methyltransferase RsmB, producing MSDTHSSPSLPLSEVLLLSARHIEGVLAGKSLSDSLAATPAPARAAVQSISFHVLRRLGHARQIRITLVPRQPGNAWLDALLMVSLALLDTAMRVQADPDAFADRPDVPVYAVHTVVDQAVRAADSQAALRQSKGLVNGVLRRFTRERDAILAQVESRPEARWNHPGWWVKELRRAYPRDWEALLEAANRPGPMTLRVNQRRCTVERLRAVLDEAGIASSSPGTGAVTLDKALPVHAIPGFDLGWWSVQDWSAQQAGLLLPVRDGMRVLDACAAPGGKTAHLLEQADLELTALDSDAERLQRVSQNLHRLGLDGERVQIRRGNAARPDQWWDGKPFDAILADVPCTASGIVRRHPDIRWLRRESDVADTARLQASILSALWSTLGVGGHMLYSTCSIFPAEGQQQVEAFLARHPKAELLPSPGQILPGVPGRSLADGDGFFYALFTRRA
- the rimO gene encoding 30S ribosomal protein S12 methylthiotransferase RimO, whose amino-acid sequence is MTAPKVGFVSLGCPKALVDSERILTQLRTDGYQITPSYDNADVVVVNTCGFIDSAKAESLEAIGEALAENGRVIVTGCMGVDEGLIREVHPSVLSVSGPQQYEQVLRAVREAAPPSLDHNPYIDLVPPQGIKLTPRHYAYLKISEGCNHSCSFCIIPSMRGKLVSRPVGDVLGEAERLVKAGVKELLVISQDTSAYGVDIRQRTGFWNGRPVKSSMVDLSAALSELGAWVRLHYVYPYPHVDNIIPLMAEGKVLPYLDIPFQHASPSVLRAMKRPAFEDRTLSRIKQWRQDCPDLTIRSTFIVGFPGETEDDFQYLLDWMSEAQLDRVGCFQYSPVEGAPANKLDGVVPDEIKQERWERFMEHQQAISTARLAAKVGREMDVLIDEIDEDGDAIGRSSADAPEIDGNVFITSPQTLEPGQMVRVRITDSSEYDLFAEAV
- a CDS encoding sulfatase-like hydrolase/transferase, producing the protein MKKTLFIDFAVVTALAFFQHYLLQDHLNFIFLDDAGNYRWVPLALSIAPLFALYFLLRTLLPCLAAAAVAAGTTFLLTKINTTKQALTTAPLSWSDITRTDNFSVIPHYINLHHVIYIALVIVSIIALSRVDKTQRLKVTGLMLALLLGAVSLHPYFTGLNNRLSQHVKFELTRQDVNYVVWDWPVNIRKNGLLTHLIQTSQRRIPPLPTPHEQEQFSILSVQQTPALAAPSNIIIILCEACWHDEQHFKAAFQPLVQTGFKAFRGISPVYGGGTVNASFELLTGLPANGALNGIIYQEYTQLLAPNVQSWPRALEQAGYASISLHNHYRQFWNRDIINRKLGFRQFVSLEDMNYEGPIWANDNILFKSALERIGRGRLPHFQFITTVSTHGRYEPKNGDDGEGEYESKLTLAISEVADFSKKLLQHAPDSMILVVGDHKPGLTRFFHRERIFQDEHFFNTGSGNDDYLFKYSTPQSMLGDVPGYIYYKDRDLSELLNHQPFFCLTQILNEASIRIALPAFNYAQHQAICSPNTSLTYTQRSNSYPDWLYSASLF